The following DNA comes from Solirubrobacterales bacterium.
GATCGGGATACGGTCCTTCAGAGAGTGTAAGGCACCGATTGCCAAATATGGCCGGACTTCGTGCGATACTGGACCGGCTCCGCCGAAAACTACCCCGTTCGGGAGGAAACACGCAATGAAGAAGTCTCGTTTGGTTGCGCTGGTCACGGCCGTGATGGCTGTTGCCGCGCTCAGTTTTGCCGCCGGTTGCGGCAGCAGTGACGACAACAGCTCTGGCTCGGGCCTCGACAGCGAACTGGTCAAGGCCGGGACTCTCACCGTTGGTTCCGACATTCCCTACCCGCCGTTCGAGTTCGGTGATCCGCCCGGTTACAAGGGATTCGACATCGATCTGGTCAACGAGGTAGCCAAGCGGATGGGGATCGAGAACGTGGCGATCAAGCCGACCTCGTTCGACACGATCTTCACCAGCGTGGCCCAGGGCAAGTTCGACCTGGTCGCTTCCGCCGCGACGATCACCAAGGAGCGTGAGCAGACCGTGAAGTTCTCGCAGCCCTACTACGAGTCGGAGCAGGCGCTGCTGGTCCCGGATGGATCCGACATCAAGACCGTCGATCAGCTTGAGGGCAAGAACGTCGCGGTTCAGGACGGCACCACCGGCAAGGATTTCGCCGAGAACGAGACCGGTGCCTCCCAGGTTCGTGGCTTCCCGAACGGCCCGGCGGCGATCGCCGCGCTCAAGGCCGGCCAGGTCGACGCGACCATCATTGACCGCCCGGTTGCCGAGGATGCGGTCGCCAAGGGGCAGACCGGTTTCGAGATCGCATCCGTGATCCCGACCGGCGAGTTCTACGGTTTCGCGATGGCCAAGGACACCCCGGAGCTGGAGAAGGCGGTGAACAAGGCGCTGTCCGAGATCAAGGAGGACGGCACCCTGAACAAGCTCTACCAGCAGTGGTTCAAGGTGGATGCGCCGAAGAGCCTGATGGAGCACACCACCTCCGAGGGCGTGGCGATCGACTGATCAGGGCCGATCCAGACGGAAGGCCGGCGTCGATCCCGACGCCGGTCCTCCGTTCACGGACCGTCATTGCGGTCCGTCACGAAAGCACCGGGCCTCGGCCCGGTGCTTTCCTCTTTGCAATTCCGACGGGCGGGGGCTGTAGATTGGCGGAAGGCGTCGGAGAGCGTCCGACCTCGAGCGGTTGAGGAGGGAAGATGGGCGAGTTTTTCAACACTTTTTTCGATTTCTCCCTGATGGGGAAGGAGTTCGGGGGAGCGCTCGACGCTTTCTGGATGACGGTCAAGGTCTTCCTGCTGGCCGGGGTCCTGTCGCTCGCCTGGGGTCTCGTACTCGGCGTCCTCCGGCAGCTTCCGGGTAAGTCCGCGGCACCGATCCGGTGGCTGACCATCGCCTACATCGACTTCTTCCGTGGCGTTCCGTTGCTGCTGGTGATCCTGCTCACCTCCGGCGGGCTCGGCACGCTTGCGGCCAACGGCGTGATCCCCAAGTCGATCGGGATCCCCCAGTGGTTCGGCATGACCGACCCCTACTGGTACGGCGTGCTGGCGATCACCCTGACCTACGGCGCCTACATGGCCGAGGTCTACCGGGCCGGGATCGAGGCGGTGCCCCGGGGCCAGATGGAGGCCGCCCGGTCACTCGGGATGAGTCACGGGCAGGCGATGCGGTTCGTGATCGTGCCGCAGGCGGTCCGCAAGGTGATTCCACCGCTGCTCAACGACCTGATCGCCCTGATGAAGGACACCGCGCTGGTCTCGGTGATCAGCCTGGTCGAACTGGTCAAGTTCTCCCAGGACGTCTACTCCGAGACCTTCAACCCGTCGCTCTACATCCTGGCCGCCGGCTTCTACCTGCTGTTGACGATTCCGCTGGCCCGGCTGGTGGACGTTCTGATCAAACGACAGGAACAGAAGTTCCAGAGGGGGATGCCATGAGCGGGGGAATCCTCGAGGTCGAGGGGCTGCGGAAAAGCTACGGGTCACTCGATGTGCTGCAGGGGATCGACCTCTCGATCCAGAAGGGGGAGGTCGTCTGCGTGATCGGCCCCAGCGGATCCGGCAAGAGCACCGTGCTGCGTTGCCTCAACCTGCTTGAGCTGCCGGACGCCGGACGGATCAGCCTCGAAGGAACCGAGGTCTTCGCCGACGGCAAGACCAGCGGCCTCGACACCCTGAGGCGGGAGGTCGGGATGGTGTTCCAGTCCTTCAACCTGTTCCCGCTCAAGTCGGCCCGGGAGAACGTGACCATCGCCCAGCAGCAGGTCCTTGGCCGCAGCAAGACGGAAGCGAACGAGAAAGCGGTTGACCTGCTGACCAAGGTCGGTCTCGAAGAAAAGCTGGACGAGTATCCCGACCGCCTCTCGGGTGGCCAGCAGCAGCGGGTGGCGATCGCCCGGGCCCTGGCGATGGACCCGCAGGTGATGCTTTTCGACGAGGTCACCTCGGCCCTCGATCCGGAGCTGGTCAAGGGGGTGCTGGACGTGTTGCGAGGCCTGGCCGATTCGGGGATGACCATGATCTCCGTGACCCACGAGATGAACTTCGCCAAGGAGGTGGCCGACCGGGTCATCTTCATGGACGGCGGAGTGATCGTCGAGGAGGGCGAACCGGTCGAGGTCCTGGACAACCCCAAGCAGGCGCGCACCCAGCAGTTCCTCGGCCTGGTTCTCGATCACTGACCGTCCCGACCGCGGGAGCCACCGCTACCTGACCGGGACGGCGCTGTTATAGATTTGTGCCCTTCGGGCACGAAGGCATGTCAAATGGACTGGAGAGATTCATCGTGAGAAGGTTTTTTGTGGCGGTAACGGGGTTCATAGCGGCAGTTTCGATGGTGGCGGCCGGGATGATGGTGACCGCCACGATGGCCGGCGCTGCGGGTACGGTCAAGATCAGCGGCAAGACGTTCCGCTTCGGCAAGCGGTACCCGGTCCTGATCAATGCGTTGGTGAGAGTGCGGGAGTACCCGGATATCTGGGCGCTTTCCGACCAGAAGGGTGACTACGAACTGACCGTGCCGGACGATGCCAACGTCACCCCGTACATCGTCAGCGGCTGGAACGGCAACTACAAGAACCCGTTGATCGATCCGCTCGATCCGAACACCCAGCACTACAACTCGATCGACCTCCAGACCTTCCACACCCGGGGGGAGGACATCGTCAACGCCAACTTCCAGACCCCGACCGACTTCGAGTACAACTCGCTGAAGGCCCTGCTGAAGGTCAAGGCAGATGCCAACGGACGACCGCAGCAGTGTGTGATCGTGACCACCTCCTCGGCCC
Coding sequences within:
- a CDS encoding amino acid ABC transporter ATP-binding protein, which codes for MLEVEGLRKSYGSLDVLQGIDLSIQKGEVVCVIGPSGSGKSTVLRCLNLLELPDAGRISLEGTEVFADGKTSGLDTLRREVGMVFQSFNLFPLKSARENVTIAQQQVLGRSKTEANEKAVDLLTKVGLEEKLDEYPDRLSGGQQQRVAIARALAMDPQVMLFDEVTSALDPELVKGVLDVLRGLADSGMTMISVTHEMNFAKEVADRVIFMDGGVIVEEGEPVEVLDNPKQARTQQFLGLVLDH
- a CDS encoding amino acid ABC transporter permease translates to MGEFFNTFFDFSLMGKEFGGALDAFWMTVKVFLLAGVLSLAWGLVLGVLRQLPGKSAAPIRWLTIAYIDFFRGVPLLLVILLTSGGLGTLAANGVIPKSIGIPQWFGMTDPYWYGVLAITLTYGAYMAEVYRAGIEAVPRGQMEAARSLGMSHGQAMRFVIVPQAVRKVIPPLLNDLIALMKDTALVSVISLVELVKFSQDVYSETFNPSLYILAAGFYLLLTIPLARLVDVLIKRQEQKFQRGMP
- a CDS encoding basic amino acid ABC transporter substrate-binding protein; protein product: MKKSRLVALVTAVMAVAALSFAAGCGSSDDNSSGSGLDSELVKAGTLTVGSDIPYPPFEFGDPPGYKGFDIDLVNEVAKRMGIENVAIKPTSFDTIFTSVAQGKFDLVASAATITKEREQTVKFSQPYYESEQALLVPDGSDIKTVDQLEGKNVAVQDGTTGKDFAENETGASQVRGFPNGPAAIAALKAGQVDATIIDRPVAEDAVAKGQTGFEIASVIPTGEFYGFAMAKDTPELEKAVNKALSEIKEDGTLNKLYQQWFKVDAPKSLMEHTTSEGVAID